Below is a genomic region from Medicago truncatula cultivar Jemalong A17 chromosome 3, MtrunA17r5.0-ANR, whole genome shotgun sequence.
ATCTAAAAAATGGGAAACCAAAGAGAGAAAAGGAATTgagaaaagaacaagaaatgGTTACCTGACATTTGAGATGGAAATAAATCTATAAAAGGTATTCCTCTTGAAAAAAGTGATACGTATCGGTTAATATGCCTAAAAAATTGCCAAAAAGATGAAGGAAGGATTGATGAATATTCATATTTTcggtaaaaaaaactaaaacaaaaaaatatgaatgaaatcgTACATTCAATAAAACTCATTTAGATTCCAATCTTCCACAAACtactaccaaaaaataattataactgcaacgcaaaaaaaaaaatatattaacagtTAGAACTGAAGGTTTTTTTTGCAGTTTCATTGCTTGCCTTAGCTTCTTGTGTAAGAGTGAGATCAATTGACAGAGAAAAAGAAGGCTGCATTTCTCAATGTGTAAGTGTTTGTGTGTGTATGAAACAGCAACAAATAAGAAATGAGAAAGTGAAGAAAGAACACAAATGAAACCCTATTTCGAGGAGGGGAACAATAAGAAGTGTTTGTTTTTTCCAAGATAAAGACTTGcatcaattaaataaataataaaaaaaaaacagagattaAGAATCAATGAACCTGGATACACAATATATACCAAACGGTGGATTGAATCGGCAATGAAACTGAATAAGTGAGTTTGAATTTGGCACGGATAAGTCTCAAAGCTGTGGCAGCAGATTATAACATCAGCCTTATTAATCTCTTGTAAAACGAACCATTTCTCCTTGgaaaaaataagaacaaaatgaaatagagaaagagatgcaactgaaagaaaaaaagaaaaaaaaaagcgaaATTAAAAAGTATAACGTGTGTTGTTGCAATCCAACTTTACCTGTATTATTCAACATAAAAAAGAATACctgcacacaaaaaaaaaaaaaacaaagaaatgcgaacacacacacacatatatataaataaaagggataaaaaaaacatatgctaagattaacaaataacaaaatgaGAAAGAAGGTGCAACATGTGCATGcaaatggtgttttttttatatataagttaATTTACACACCCACAATAAATTaccaaaattaatattttgaatgtttttttagaatttCTTAAATGAGTTGAGAATGATGAATTAAAAACTTAGAGGAAGAAATCATCGGAGAAATAACATCCATTATGAATTTTCACTTATTATTCTAGTGAACCAAAATAACCAAATATAGTGTGCCAGCCTATGCGGTCGAAGCAATAATCAGCTCCTGCATTTGTCAAAAGcttaggtaccgtttgacccggcttttttttagcttttctacgtttttaaggagaagctaggtcaaacacaatatcaataaagtaccttcgaaaaaaagtactccctccatcactaattataagacccttttgagaattttttttgtccctttttataagacccattTGTTATTTCCacctacattaattatttctttacatacatgcccctatttattatacatctttttcttcaatcaataataaataacatgttgaaaacataaactaaccttctttcttaaaggataaaattgtaaaaacaatagtgattacaaacaactttaatacaaatatccactatcttaattcccgtgattttggcaaaagggtcttatatatagggacggagggagtactttttttagaatgcataaaattgaatggaatgagctttaaccaaaagttgttgaatgctacttcaaaaaactatttctcccccaatttatttcacaagcacctctcttcaacttcCGTCGggaaccttttgttttattttttcaatatgcttttttcttccattttattttattttattttttttaaccgatccatttaattttttaatgaggttccatttaagtttattatctattttttttaaggaattttattatatttttatcacttatatattaatttcaatatcttttgatcatcacaatcacgcaaatatttgtattcacgctgtcaatgaatgacaccgaatatttttattccctttcttcaaccacggaaatacacaaacacattagtgtttagagtaatactttatgttcctctttctgttttttttttgttatgctaatgcgtataatttttgttggtgttgtgtaatgcatataattatttttataaaattttgattttaattaaaagtacaagtgtagttgcctaaaaaaattatacttatatataatttacacatttgtattgtaacaaactatgcatatctttttcttattaaaaaaactaaacatatctttttcaatgacaccagcaatgtaacaaatataatattatatatataaattcttatctttttgaccaacactaaaaatatggtattcttataacaaaatttgttatagagtataattggaaaagaaaaaatcaattattctcattatatacacacacatatacatattatagatatgattgagcgtgacgaagaaaacaatataaatgaagaaatcagttcatataatccaggaagagtgcaagatggaggctacatgaataaagttagaaatcaaataggagttgcgttgatggagagtagaaatgtttgagtttgtgatgatttatgtctttaaaaaaaatgattattgtttttaattttccaaactactttgatattatttatgttattatttgagcctctttaaattatttctcctattcaaatatttaacaagtcgtttatatgatgatacaaatttgtattcatgttacacaaaataaacgtcattgagtaaatatagtattggtaaaaatatatcttttatattttaaatattttttcacttcaaaaaatattttagacatttttttatttattatgttaattcataatgaattcaaattttttttatttatagacaatgcataaatatatgcaaggtcccgggttcgaaccccagacaccaccaaaaaataataaattcaaagttttgtacaatattttgccaaacagttttaactcaaaaataactttagtactacaaaaaaataaagaaaccaaacagctttaacttttttcttaaagagctttattttaactttgttttaaagtagcttttagaccgaaaaaaagcctggccaaacggtaccttaatCACCTAagagtaagaaaaaaaaaaggtttaatttaATCTGccaaaagaaaatcaataaaaGAAGATAAAACACACACCCATTGAGAGGCTCGTGCTAACATTTAATTAGACGAGGCATTAGACAACATGGAAGTTGCGAAACCGAAGTGAAATCAAAGCAGATTATCAAACCTACATGGGATGGAATCTTGTGGTGATTTCCGTAAAGAGGAAGGAGGAGAAGGTGGCGATTTCCATATGCATCGTTGCAGCAAAAGATtgagaaatataaaatgttgaATAAGAGATATTATGAACTTGTGGCTTGAATATTGTTAATGCATGGGGACGAAGCATGGAATGGAAGGAAAAAAGGATCAAAGTGGTGACTGAGTTAATTCTGTGTGTAGACATAAGGTGCTTTTGTAGGAAATGAAAAATCAAGGAGAATGCAAAGAACTGATGATTATTTGTGTTTTGAaggaaacaaaattaaaagccTCTAAAACGTTTTCAAGGAGAAGCGTAAGAAGCAAGTGAAAAATCACATAGAAAATGCATTGAGTTTAATAGGAGGGAGGAATCAACAGCGGTCATTCAGTTGAATTGCATTGAGAACCACCGTTTTTCTCATCGTAAATCAGGAAATCATTAAAAAGctggtttaaaaaaataaaaagtaagttatttaattaattataatcaactaattaaataagtaaaatataaaataaaaatagacaaTTAAGGAAATATTTCCAATTATAGAAGATTTTAAAATGGCAATGGCTCTTTAAAAGCTGTCAAATGGCAAACTTgccaaaatattaaatttgctTTATAGATATTAACgacacaagttttttttatattaatcaaACAAATGTAAATAATTCCAATTCAACGTAACATATGGAGATTCCCACGTCACGTGGAATATCTAGAACCACGTgcttaatctatattattatcaTATCTCATCTCATCCACAAAAATCTGGCTAGAGCTCAAACACAACGGATATTTGCAACAATCTTCATCTATgcaataataattcttcatttcAGTGGCTTAGCAAGTTCGAGTGTGACTGACTGTTTGACAGTCACACAGTATTTTAGACACATAATTGAATTAGAGAGTGATTGAGAATGGTAAATGACTAAGTGGAATCAGTAGCAACCACACATTCACAAAATTAACCTATACTTTCTCCGATTAATTCTATTCCTTATTCTTTCTCTCTGTCTTCTAAATTTCGCTTTGTAAAATGGCATTCCCAATTCCACAGCTTATCCATTCCCCAACCTCACCTTTGTTAAATCTTACTCCACTCTCCTTAAACCCTAAAATCTTTCAATCCTCTACACCTACTCCATCTCCGCCGCATCTGAATGTTCTCCACCACTCTCGCCGCCGTAACTCTACTTCTCTTCTCCGTTGCTCGGCGTCGTCTTTCCCAGAGAAACACCACACCAACTCTCCCAACTCTGACGACGTAACTGAACTCCCTCTGTTTCCTCTTCCTCTTGTTCTCTTCCCCGGCGCAATCCTCCCTCTCCAGATCTTCGAGTTTCGCTACCGCGTCATGATGCACACACTCCTCCAAACCGATCTCCGATTCGGCGTCATCTACAACGACGCCGTTACCGGATTATCTGAAGTCGGTTGCGTCGGAGAAGTAATCAAACACGAAAGACTCGTCGATGATCGATTCTTCTTGATCTGCAAAGGTCAAGAACGTTTCCGCATCACGAAAGTGGTTCGCACGAAACCCTATCTCGTTGCTCGTGTGGCGTGGCTTGAAGATAGACCTTCTCCTTCTGCTGACGTGGATGTTGACGGTTTGGCGAACGAGGTGGAGACGTATATGAAAGACGTGATTCGGTTATCGAATCGATTAGGCGGAAAAGCAGAGAAAGAAGTTGGTGATTTGAGAAGGAACTTATTCCCAACGCCTTTTTCGTTTTTTGTTGGAAGCACTTTTGAAGGTGCACCTAGAGAGCAACAAGCTTTGCTGGAATTGGAAGATACTGGTGCAAGATTGATGAGGGAAAAGGAAACTTTGAAAAATACGCTTAATTATCTATCTGCTGCTTCTGCCGTTAAAGATGTttttccatcttcatcttctccttccTCACCATCATCATGATCAATTCAATAGAGATGCAAAGAGTTTAGTTCAAATACATGAAAGGTATTGTTTGCATCGATAATAGGGAAAAACTTGTAAATTCTCCTAAGTATAATTTTTCATATGCCTAATCATCTCGTCTGGTTATTAATTTTGGAATatgcattttatttcatatacaatacaacaattatttttcttgatagTATGCGTTGCTTTTACAAAATCTGTTACTGTTCTTCGTTAATTTCTGGTTGTATTGTGTTACATGTATGTAATTAGTGTGTCTTGTGATGTGatatcaattcaattcaaccaATATTCCTTATTTTTCAATTCCTGAGGATTTTCGTGATTCAATATGGTAGATAAGAGTATTCAATAAAGATTCCATATTCCTCCAATTCTTGAGAATTCTCTTGATTCAATTTAAACAATGGAATGGTGGTCCTCATCAAAACTGAAAGCAATTTTCCATAACTCAAACATTGGTTACTATGAATGGTGGTCAAATCCACAATCATGATTGTTTGATGTAATGCAACGTCTTTCCTGATTTGATGTAGGTCTAGAATCTACACTGGTACGttttttatagacaaaaatGTTAGTGGTTAACATAACGAGGGGGATGGAGAATTTATAAGCACAAGAGTTAGAATTCTAAATCTCGAACACAATACTCATTTCTTCACTTATATCACTGGTAGTGTCTTTTTTATGGGTTGAGTGAAATATGTAGATTGTTACCCAGTATGAGGTCTTTGTACATAAATTGAAGATTCAACAAGTGTTTTGGTTGGCTGGCGTGATTTTACATTCACTACATCTCATTTGATTTGCTATTCCACAATGGTCTCCGGTGGAATATGCTATCTAATTGGGGTCACTAATTGGAGCcatgtttttataaatatttgaacaatcaattttGTATCTTGCTAGTGTTTTAGGTCTCTCCTTGGCTCCTTGTATAAGTTCTGTCTTGTATTAGAGATCCTGTAGAACATTCATATCTATTTCTCCTGTTTTTTGATGAAAAGTTTCTCCTCTGTTGTTTACTAGTGTGACATAAGGTTATACTACATGTTATTTGATTGTTACAAGGTTATACAGTAAATGCATCACATTCAATCATAACGGAGCCCCAAAGATTAAAGAAAAACTTTGATGTGTCTACCTAAACTCTGCCAATCCAAGTCCAACCTCCTGATCTTTAACAAAATGAGCTGTTTCACTGCAAGGCTGAGCATCTGCGAGCACACACAATTAAACAGATTGAACTTATACGTAAACGGAGCAAAATAACTTTGATGTttccataaattaaaaatatcttacCTTTTCGTTAAAACTAAAATAGCTTTGGATTGGGTAAAAGTGATActaaaagagtagtgatatttgtacatctctTTCTAAACAACTTTCATgataactttgtttttctctattttgattggttaaaatcaatagagagataataagaatataatgtgaatatgaaagagaaagttgtcaaaaaattattagaaattggttgtacaaatgtCATTTCTCATACTAAAATTTACACCATTCGTTGTTTAACCTTTCTAAATAGATTTCTCATAATATTGTAGTTGGAAGTTGTCTGAATAttgtagattttttattttatttttggaacaGGAAGCACATGTATGTCATAGTACTTCCATTTGTGCATTTTTCCTGTTATTTCATAAATCACGCTGAATTTTCCGATCATAAGCGGCGACAATAACAACAACTAAGTTTTATCTTACTAAATGAGGTTGACtgcatggatcaaattacgctataatattatatcatgaatcatatttgaattcaactcattaacctctaaatctttcataatagtttctcttagttttcctaggtcttctTCTACATCTTTTAACCCGACTCTCCTCCATCCGATCTATTTTTCTTACCAACATCTAcaagtcttctctctacatgtccaAATCACCAGAGcctattttcttccaacttttctGCTATAGATGCTATTTCCACTCTCTCTTTCTAATGGtgtcatttttaatattatctCATATAGTTTTACCGCTGATCCAATGCAACATCCCCATCTCTGTTATGCCTATTTGATTCTTGTGTTGACTCTTAACCGTTTAACACTTTGTACCATACGACTTCGTCAGTCTGAATGTTGTCGAATTTTCCAATCgggatataatatatattttggagCCATTTTCAGCCATTAATATTAGAACCTCATATAAACAATAATGCTTTGCTTTGAAGGGTCCTCTTTTGAAGTTACATTTCGGTCTTCATTTCTATGTGACGTCCTCTTAACCAACACAGAATTAAAATATACAATGGAGGCAGGTAGAAGGAAGCTTATCGTTCTAGTTAGTAATGaacaagtaaaataataataaatttatcgAATATCAAAGTACTTTCTTCCAAAGTGAATAAGAAAACTGTTTAATTAATTCAttctccctccgtttcaaattgtatgacgttttgagcatttcacatatattaagaaatgtaattaatattatatgggaaagagatattatgagttgttttacaaaattatccttaataaatgatatgagaaagataaatgaaagaattgaaagaaaaaagagtaataaataattaaagatataataggaaaagtaacattaatgtttcattggtattgtaaagtgacatacaatttggaacaaatatttttttttgaagtgacatacaatttggacggagggagtatattaaaaaaaattatttgtgatAGTTGTGGTTTGATTTATCAAACTActtatgagttatttttttggtatagTTGTGTCTTTGAATTTATCAAATTGTTTATCTTTAGATCCAGAAGgactatttttatatgtttaagTTAGTATAGGGACCTATTTATATGATATAGAggacttaattaaaaaaaaatgtaatagtTCAAGgattagattatatatatttatagtttaaggacctatttaaaaattctcaaatagttaaaaaataatcagaAGGCGATGCACACGGTAAAATCAATGTGAGATAAgaataaaaccctaaaaaatatatacatcaaTTAACAACCATGGCAAAGCCAAAAATACATATGGTAATACAAGATTATTGGTACATTAGTCCAGTCATTCAAGTATGCAACTcatcaacttaaaaaaaattgattttcaactTATGTGCATCAATGGCATCACAAGTCAAAATGTACGATTTAGAAATAGGTGTGGTACCAAATAATGTAAAGGAGAAGAGCTTTAAACAAAGATAAAACACCACGAGCATCAAAAGTGGCGAAATTTCCAGTGTTCTATAAATTCCATAAAgagaaagtaaaataaaataaaattgtaacaatactaatatttttttggcaCTGTAGTGCCCGAAGCAAGTTCGTGAACTTTTTAGTGTTAGCCATATTATAAAATTGTAacaatactaatatttttttgatcaaGTTAAATGATGTTAATGTATATCATCAACTCCATcatatttgtttcaaaaaaaaaaaaaaaaaaaaactccatcaTATTGTTAGCTTCTCTATTAATTATAGTCTACTGTACCGCAAACATGTACTCTTTACAGACATATCTGGTTCCAAGTAAAACTATTTCTGAAAATTTCACAAAGTGGTTTGCTGCATTATTGTAATAGAAATTGTTGTTATTCTCTTTTATTGGCATGGCTAATTTCCACCCTGCATGGACATAGAAGCAAAATTTCTTCAGTTTAACTAAAATCATGGTTTTTGATTTCAAattgatttgaaaaaaatatatcaaattaagTTGAGGACAAACATTTTATTTGATGATGAGATTCAAGTTGTTCAGGTTTGAGGTCCACAAACTCGAATTATGTCATCATGCAAGTCTAAGGTCCACAAACTCGAATTATGTCATCATGCAAGTCTAACCTAATTTAAGAAGTAAGTTGCCACGAAATTTTTCTAAGACTCAATACAATCTTGCTTTAACAACTCTGCTAATAAAACAATGAGGAGAAATACATTTCAAAACACAGATGCATCCTCTCTAGTATTACATTCAGATCATACAAGCATTCTCTAACCTATCAATATCACATGCtatgatttgtttcttttcGTATCCTATTTGAATGctagaaataaaataacacacagTAATGCAAAATGCAAACTGAATAGCAATCGGAAGGATTCAACTACGGAGATGATTAAATGAGTAATGTGAATGATAAATACTCAATGAGAACTCCAATCCCTTGTCTGATGGAAAGTATCTTGTTTATCGGATGGCATTGTTGTCGTCCCATTTGCAATTCTCTGAAAGTTATAGACTCAAGTCagtattcataaataaaaaaactgcaGCCAGCAACATGATAATCAGCTTATAGTGGTTCATTCAAATTCTGCCATGAAACAGTACAATGGCATTGCTATAGCTTCTATCTGGCAACATTTTATACTAAATAGCGTATCCCGAAACAATGGCTATTGTTCAAATTCACTACTATAGCCGCTATGTAACAACATTGACAAATCTATCACCCAATTTGTTCAACATTGGACCATTTACTTATGATGAGTATAGAAAGGAGGTAATTCGTACAAACCTTAAGACATTGGCTCCTTCCTATGTCGCAAATCGGATAATCTAGAGGACAACAGTGACGCTCATCCTTACAACATACGGCAGAAGTTTTACCACAACATTTCCAAGAGAAACATATTCCAAGAAATTTCTTGGCACAACAGCATGTTTCCCCTCTTGAACAGTAAGTAAACAAATTACACCTTATAGGACCTGGTGGAGGTGGGACTGGAGGATTGGGGCTGGTCTTGGTTGGATATGAAGCTAACATGTTGATTCCACATAACCCGGCAGAATTGTCAGTGTTTCGCAACATGTGTATGTAACCATTCATTCCCCAAGATTTTCCCCAAGAATTTTTTACAATCCAATAATCTACTCCGTTTTCCGAACCATATCCTACAATCAACACTGCATGGTCCAAATAAGTTGAACATGGTCCAGTGAAGATACcctgaaattaaaataagaacaaCATATTATTGCAAATTCGCAATAGTAATTGGTGAACCTATGTTACAAATATTGACCATTGAGCTCAACCTTTGAGTATAGCTGGAAAGCCCTTGCACTACCGCATATGCCTACGCTAACAGGTTGGACTGCAACAGCTTTTAGTAGTTTTTTCTCGTCATTTGGAGGCACATCAGTATAACCATCAATCGTAACAACACGCCTTTTTAACTGTATGATTAGAGGTGAGGAAAAGGTATATAAATACTAAtatcaacaaaattaataaagagTACGAAGTTAAAGTGAACGATGATGAAATCTATATGTATTTTGACAGactaaaaaatttatacaatttattgtttaaaaaacaaGCAAATACCTTGTCTTTTTTGCAAAGCAATTGACGACTTTGATACGGGTAATCTTCCTCGGTGTCAATCCCCTTGTTGTCAATGATAAATTGGTATGCATAGTCCATGAGTCCACCATCACAACCACTATTATAAGTTCTATCGCAATCTACCAATTCTTGTTCAGAAAGGCTCACAAGAGACCCtgtcacaattttatttatcCCTTCGATAGCACCGGTAGCCGAAAATGACCAACAAGCACCTGCATAATATACATAGAATATTATTGGTGATTTAGAGCtactttaaataaatttttccaATGCTTAAAGAAATAAAGCAAAATGATCTTATAATAATCATAAGTGTTCTAAATCATAGCTTCTCTCATAGGTTGAGAACAAGTTGAGGTCTTGAGTGGTGTTATTTGAAAATCACAAATCCGACACTGTACGTATACACCATATAAAAATACACCCAACACAATTGTCGACCTAACTAGGATAGCgagaaaaatcaataaaaaaacacaatactGCATCATTATACAGTGTCGGACAACATTTATgctgtcaaaatatcatttctggATCAACTTTGACTCACATTTTCTCATAAGCTCCCTCATTTAACTTCTTTATAAACACacctaaaaacataaaaacaagcCCTTTTCATCATGAGGTAAAACCTAAATACTTATTGTAGTTGAAAAGTTTCCATAGGGTATTATCTAAACTTGGCCTCAATATCTACTAGTACTACTAATACAAATTATATGGTAACTACAGTTTACAAGTCTAAGTCTAGATAACCTACTTGCAAGATTGTACTacaaaacaatttctttttcattagaGGCTACCTTCTATGTCCCCCAAGTATTCAACACCaaacaataaatatcattataaaaaaaaaaaaaaaaaataaaaaaaattataatcttagGTACACAAAAATCCAAATTCCCAATTCACATAACCCCAGCTTACAAACTAATAAGCTGTCTGATTAACATAATTTAGAACACCCCCTTTTCAAATTTGATTATTAACaaattcaaaaatgaaaaatcaattttatcccttatcaaatttaaataatttttgtagTATTAAAAAACAAGTACCACAGCTTCCTTGGTCTTTGACAGGAGTAACAGCATCACTCTTTCTCCAATCAATCTCAGAAGGAACTTGTAAAATACCATTATCATCGAATTGTTGA
It encodes:
- the LOC25490238 gene encoding endopeptidase La 2 — encoded protein: MAFPIPQLIHSPTSPLLNLTPLSLNPKIFQSSTPTPSPPHLNVLHHSRRRNSTSLLRCSASSFPEKHHTNSPNSDDVTELPLFPLPLVLFPGAILPLQIFEFRYRVMMHTLLQTDLRFGVIYNDAVTGLSEVGCVGEVIKHERLVDDRFFLICKGQERFRITKVVRTKPYLVARVAWLEDRPSPSADVDVDGLANEVETYMKDVIRLSNRLGGKAEKEVGDLRRNLFPTPFSFFVGSTFEGAPREQQALLELEDTGARLMREKETLKNTLNYLSAASAVKDVFPSSSSPSSPSS
- the LOC25490239 gene encoding low-temperature-induced cysteine proteinase, whose protein sequence is MKKQQSILNFFHKTMNCCYFPFFILRLLSLLFLLSLLSLVSASNDTSKLFQEWSKQHGKTYPSEEEKRYRFKVFQDNYAFVSQHNEMGNSSYTLSLNAFADLTHHEFKTTRLGFSPSSLLRFKFNHFEDQQFDDNGILQVPSEIDWRKSDAVTPVKDQGSCGACWSFSATGAIEGINKIVTGSLVSLSEQELVDCDRTYNSGCDGGLMDYAYQFIIDNKGIDTEEDYPYQSRQLLCKKDKLKRRVVTIDGYTDVPPNDEKKLLKAVAVQPVSVGICGSARAFQLYSKGIFTGPCSTYLDHAVLIVGYGSENGVDYWIVKNSWGKSWGMNGYIHMLRNTDNSAGLCGINMLASYPTKTSPNPPVPPPPGPIRCNLFTYCSRGETCCCAKKFLGICFSWKCCGKTSAVCCKDERHCCPLDYPICDIGRSQCLKRIANGTTTMPSDKQDTFHQTRDWSSH